The sequence AGGACCCAGACTCTCTCCCCCCAGTCTTTGTGTACTATTCAGATCCACCTCCAAATGTGTGATACCTTGATTCTTCTTCTAGGCCCCACGGTTCTATGGCCAGTCCCATGGTTCTGGGCTAGCCTTATCTCTGGTGAGATGGAAAGCTCTTTGAGGGAAAGGGACTGCTTCTGTTGAACACATACTActgccagacactgtgctttgCAGGATAAGGTATGGCCCGTGTCTTCAGGAAACTTACAGAAGGATAAACAAAACCATGTGCAAAACCAAGCGCAGCCACAGAGGTGTAAATAGGAAGTGGAGGAGCCCAAAGGGCGAGCATTTCCTACGGGTAGCTGCCGGTCAGGTAACACACCTGAGCCTTAAAAGGTTGGTGCAATTGGTCTGGGAAAGGGCGGCGGAAGGCAAGCCAGGCAGGCGGACCAGCGTCagcaaagggaaggagagaaacagtTCAACGCTGCAGGAACACAGAGTGCAGGGCAGAGAGTGGTGGGAGTTGCGGCGGGAAGAGCGGGCCTGGCAAGGTGGCCCTAGCAACAAGCCCGCGTAATCGCGCTGACCCCATAGGGGGCAGCTGACGCAATTCACGAGTAAACGAATTTGGGCGCCGGTTGCGAGGCTGTGTCAATGACGGCCGCCGCACGGCCCCCTCCCCCGGGCACCTGTGCACCTTCGCAGCCGCCAAAGCACACGCAGCGATGCCTCAATCCGCCAGATCGTCCACGCGGCCACGCGCCCTGGCCCCGACCCCGGACCCCCAGCTTCTCCGCTCCGATTTAAAACGCCTGTTGACGCACCGTGGCGGCTGCCTGCGCGCCAGCGAGCAGCCCGGCGGCTTCCTCTGCAGTCGCCATCCGGGTTTCCTGAAGACTCCCCGCGGGCCCCCGACCGCGGGCCCCCGACCCcgggctgggaggctgggggcgaagggcccccccccccccccgcccggctGGCACAGGGGCCGCTGCCATCTGGGGCTCGCGCCAGGCGCTGTGCTGACAGCCGTCCTCCCGCGAGGGCGCAGCATGGAAACCAACGGGACGGGCCGCCGCGTCTTGGGCCCAGTGCCCGGCCGGCACCGGGCGGCCGGGCTTCCCCCGCTGCAGGCGCAGGCCGGGGCCCGGCGGGGGCTCGCTCGGCCGGGTCCGCGCGCGGCGCCCGGGCGCCGTCATTACCTGGCCAGTGTAGTTTTTCCCGAGCCCGGGAGGCCTCGCAGGAGGTAGAGGTGTTTCCGAAAGCTGTGGCGACGCGGAGGTGTCCCAcgcgggggcggcggggcgggcggcCGAGGCTGCGGCTGTTGCTGCCGGAGGCTTAGCCTCCCGAAGGATTCGAGAAAACTCTCCTCCATGGGGTGGGGGCCCGCCGCGAGAGCCCTGCGTTCCCCTTCCTGGAGTCACCGTCTTGGCCAAAGCTGTTGTTTTTGTGGCTCTCCGGCCATGTGATAGATGGAGGGGCGGGCACTCgcagcccagcccctccttcccacccGCCCGAACCGCGCTGCGTGGGAGGGGGCGCCCCTACCTGGAAAGCTGGGGACGCTGGGAGACTGACAGCCGGGAAAACCTGGGCCACGCGACCCCGTGTTCCCGCTCCTCTTGCCTCCCAGAGCCCTTGGCCCTGAGGGGCGAGGGCCCACCGGGCGGGCCACGGGGCACTTCCCAGGGCCCCTTCCCCGGGCCCCCCTCAAGGAAGGCAGGCCTGTGGCAGAAGCCCTACGCCACCCCCACGGACCACTGGCCTAGACCTTGAAAGGGAAATCATTTTGGTTGCCGATAAAGAACATGAAGAGCATTTTGAATAGTAACAGTAAAGGCCGTTTCCTCCCCCAGTTTGTGGGCACTGATATCTGGATGGTGTCCCGATGGCTAACACCACTCTCCCAGGgcctgtatcttttcttttctttaatcctTTATCAGCCTGCCAAAAAATATTCTTAGAAGGCTTTGCTGCTACTACGTAACTTTAGAAATCTcttcttcttcagaaaaaaaagtaccCCTTAAAACTCATTTTTCCTGATGTATGAACAGTAGTATAAACGAGGCCTTCTGAGAAGGAAGAGCTATTGCCCAGGTTCACGCTCTGTTGCCACATGAAAACACATGGCCTCCCCAGGAACGATTTCAGCTCCCCAGGGAAAGGAGCAGTCTCCTGAAACTACAGAGGAGAATCCAGAATTAAGTTCTAAGTTCCAGGAACTGGTGAGCGCCAGTTGGTTGATCACCACAGTACTTTCCAGTATTTCACACTCAAGAGTGTGAGCGAGAGATCTCATTCTGAACAAAATTCAAGGTGCATGAactaaaagaatattaaaaacgTCATCCGGGAAAAATCCGAGATATACGGTGGCTTTGGCATAATAATCATTGTAAATCATTTTGTTTCTGGCAGCTAAGGTTTGAACATTTTGAAAAGTAAGTGTGAAGAAAAGCAATTTCCTTCTAAAACAAAGCCCAGGGATTTCACAATAAGGTTTGGAAGGGACTATCCAGGTAGGGAGGAGCTCTGTGTTGAGAATTTCAGCTTTCCACTGGgattggggggatggggggggggcagggagatgaGCTACTCTCTCAAAAATCCCTTCCCGCGACTGGAGGAATGACTCTTAACACTGCTGAGAAACACTAGAATTTCTAAAGTTTCTCCAAATGTTAGGGGAAAACCATAAAGAATATGAAACATGAATCCAAAAAAAATAGTGATGCTTACAATGTATGTATTCTACCATACTTCCATGTATCCTATAGTATTTCTTACAATGTTTTTGCTAGTCTCAAATACCACCTTTTTCACTCCAGATTTGCACTTGCTAATACAggagccactagccacatgtggctattgaccATTTGAACTATGACTGGTCCAAATTTAGATTTGTCACCAAAACACACACTGAATTTCAAAggttcagcatttaaaaaaaaaataagtaaaatatctcaatttttatattgattacatgttgaagtGATAATATGCTGAGTGTACTGGGTTATGTACTATTAAAATTAatctcatctctttctttttgcttttttaatgtggctagtAGAAAAGTCTAAAATTACATATGCAATTTTAATGTCATATTTAGTTGACATTTCTGTTGGCGAATGCTGCATGAGACTTCTGtccatttctatttccttctatAGAGGGTGTCCCAGGCAGCGTGGGGAAGGGCAGCAGGAAGACACACAGTCTTGGGAACTAGAAGTTTTGGCATACTGAGTCTGCAGTGCCTGTGGCAGCTGGAGCAATGAGGTGGATGCTGGGAAATACGAGTGTGCTGAGAGGACTGAGCTGGAGACAGAGTTTAGGAAATCCTGGCCCTGTGCGAAGAAGATAGAGAATAGAGCAGACAGCCGAAGAGAACGCTATAGGGACAGCACTTAAGGACTGAGTCTTTGAAGTGCACCTATAGAAATAGAAACTGAAAGGACACTATGTGGAGCCCCAGGAAGGGAGAGTTCAAGAAGGAGAAAATGGTTGGCGGTACCTGAACGTGACCTTAGATACTTCTCCTGTCTCTTAGTTTCCAGATTTAACAAAGTCACCAAATTGTTTTCCTCAATTCATTCCTCAGAACCACACTGTTTAAAGCTTTCCATGTATCTGCCTCCTCCCACGAGACTGCCCTTGTCATCCCAAGGTCTGACACAGTGCCTGACATTCAGAAGGTGCGCATAATCATATACAGACCTGAACTGCTCTCTCAATAGATGAGTTTGAATTTGGAATTTAATAGACTAAGACTGAACAAAGACAGTGATAATGTCAGCTAGGGAGTAACGTAAACAGAGTTAGTGGCCACATGGGCAGATCTGAGAGCTGCCTTGCTATGACTGTGTTCAGATCCTTACTGGTCCTACCTGGGTGGCGGCCTTCAGAGAGGAAGGCTACCCTGTGATAACACTCGCTCATGCCCTCAGTTCATCCAAACGACTTTTCAGCTCTAGAGTTCTGTTCCATTTCTCTGGAATGTGATGACCAGCACGgtctcactttgctgtactaaAAACCATTACCTTGAtggatataaagaaaattataactcATTTTTGGTATATGAAGAAACTTCAAATGTTTCTCTCGTTATGACTCTTTAACAAGATGTGGAAAAATAAGGAGGTACACAGGAAGAGTTAACCTTCAAACCTACAGTTCCAAATACCCCATGATTTGGAATGCTTAATTATAAATCAGCTCTGGGTTCCTCGCCTGGAGAGGCCAAGATGGCAGAAAGTCTGAAACCATGATAAAGCTTCCAAAGCAGCCTAACCAAAGACCCTTTAACATCAtagaatcatttaaaatagacaCGTAGTAGCTTCCCAACTCTCTCTAGTTCAATGTACTTTCTTCCTTTACCAaaaacttttctgattttttactCAAAAAAGCAAGTGGCATGACTGGAAAGGACAGGAAAGCATCCATCTTCACCTGCTTAGCTGTTTCTCATTGTTCCAACACCTCCAGCTCACACCTTCTTTCAGAGTCTGCACTATCTGGCCATTCGGAAGTAGGCCCTCTTGACCTACAGCTGCTCCCTCTTGGCTCTTCCCTCAGCCTTCCCCTAGAAGCTGGATGGAGGGTGCAGGAAGCTAGAAGAGGTCAGGGGAAGGCAGACAAGGCAAAGCAGTCTTGCAGAGCAGTCTGCTTGGCTGAACTGACAAGGGAAAGGCTCAGGACTCTGGTGGTCTGGGATGAGTCAGCCAAGACAGAAATGTCCTCTGATTTTGCTCCTTCTACCCCAcactgcctctgcctcctgcattCCACCCTTCTCTCTGCTGGCTCGTGCTCCTCCTCCAAGGTGAGGACCACATCTTCTATTTCCACTTAGTATTTGCCACTGGGCACAGGGGCACTTAAGGAGTATAACCTTTGAGGATGAAGCCTGAGAGATGCAGAGAGTAGCCTCAACCCATTTTGCTAAAGCTCTATTCTGACAATTTGGGCAAGATAATAAAGGCGGGGGCCGGGGAAAGCCAGGGGCACCCTGGAACCCAAGGACAAGCTGGAGTGGATAGTTAGCTGGTATGCATCAATACAGCACAAAGGAGTCTCAGAACTGGTCACTCCCCATGCCATACTCACTGTTTAATCTTTATCAAACTACCCTTACTTATAGCCACATTGGAGTAGTGTGGACTCCAATACATTCGCTACGAATCCATAAGTGCTGCTGCCAAAGGCGCCTAAGAAAGCAGAACTTTTGCCAGATGCCAGGATCTCCTCTGCAGCCATCTGTGCTTCAACTCTAAACTCATGGCTCTTCCCTGAAATCATCCCATCCTGGGCCAAAGGTAAGTCCAGTTTCGTAAGTCTAGGAGCCAGCTCAGAGAGAGCAAGACCTTCAGGAGTTCAACCAAACACTGAAGACCTTGATCTCCATCTAGAAAAGACTTACGGTCTAGTGGAAAGATACACTTAAAATGCATGAAATGAACTTAAGGAAAAACACTGGGCTGTTTCAAATAAAGCACTCAGTTCCCAATAAAGATGGCAGATGGAACACAAATATTTAACTTCCACTCCCTCACTGAAACCCCCCTAttgtaaagggtttttttttttggggggggggtcattattattttcaaatttaaactgTAAGAAAAGAGACTATTATAGcaacaaaaatttgaaaactagAAAGCAAAAACCCAGTGTTAATTTGgaaaaaacattaagaaacaaaacttgaggagttcccatcatagctcagtggttaacaaacccaactagtatccatgaggaggagaatttcatccctggccttgctcagtgggttaaggatctggcatggctgtggccatggtgtaggctagcagctatggctctggttcaacccctagcctgggaacctccgtataccacggatgaggccctaaaaagacagaaaccaaaaaaaaaaaaaaaaagaaaaaaagaaagaaacaaaacttgaATTATGGAAAGCCAAGCAGCAATACAGTTTATCCTGCATAACCCCTAAAATTTCAGGAACTGGAAGAGTTAGGACCAGAGGTGGGGCCCTAAACAGGAAAGTCAGTTGAAAGTctgtttaagaaataaatatccaaggagttcccttagtggctcagcaattaatgaacctgacacggatccatgaggttgtgggtttgatccctgccctcactcagtaggttaagaatccagcattaccttgagctgtggtgtaggtctcagacgcgactcagatccctagttgctgtggctgtggtgtaggccagcggctgcagctcccattcgacccctagcctgcgaacttccatatgccacaggtgcagccctaaaaagaaaaaaaaaaaaaaaaaaaaaacccagaggaaGCTGTCTGCCCTCTAGAGAAGCCTGGGGGTTTATTCTCTGAAGAAGATAAAACactaggaggaggaggaagaggtagAATAAGCCAAGCAAAGGTCCCTTTCTGAAAGAAGGATTAGGTAAATGCCTACATATTAAACAGTGagtagtcactttttttttttttttatctttttagggccacacccatggcatgtagagtttcccaggctaggggtctgtgtctgtgacctacaccacagctcatggcaacactggatccttaacccatggagcaaggccagggatggaacctgcaacctcatggttccgagtcggatccgttaaccactgagccacgacaggc is a genomic window of Phacochoerus africanus isolate WHEZ1 chromosome 13, ROS_Pafr_v1, whole genome shotgun sequence containing:
- the N4BP2L1 gene encoding NEDD4-binding protein 2-like 1 isoform X4, which encodes MEESFLESFGRLSLRQQQPQPRPPAPPPPRGTPPRRHSFRKHLYLLRGLPGSGKTTLARDDWREHWPGSLKIVPLESLRHKLVGDFGQSPSFSGTYFPYM